The Spirochaetota bacterium genomic interval AAATACATTTTTTATTCGCTTTTCAATCTCTTCTTCGGGTATGGTATTGGTGCCAAATGTGTCAACCATCACCGATACTGGATCAGCTACACCAATTGCATAGGCCACCTGCAGCTCACATCGGTATGCAAGGCCTGCAGCCACTATATTTTTTGCAATATACCGTCCCATATACGCTGCTGAGCGGTCCACCTTTGATGGGTCTTTCCCTGAAAATGCGCCACCACCGTGTCGGCCCATTCCACCGTAACTATCGACAATAATTTTTCTTCCCGTTAAACC includes:
- a CDS encoding methionine adenosyltransferase domain-containing protein, with the translated sequence GLTGRKIIVDSYGGMGRHGGGAFSGKDPSKVDRSAAYMGRYIAKNIVAAGLAYRCELQVAYAIGVADPVSVMVDTFGTNTIPEEEIEKRIKNVFNLKPKSIIQTLDLLKPKYRATAAYGHFGRNEPGFTWEETDVAAKLR